From one Lycium ferocissimum isolate CSIRO_LF1 chromosome 5, AGI_CSIRO_Lferr_CH_V1, whole genome shotgun sequence genomic stretch:
- the LOC132056895 gene encoding uncharacterized protein LOC132056895 isoform X2, translating into MMNQRRTQANRNNRTKQKMPHTGGSKSIATLMDEKAENGIEPTRAQIFVLSHKKRKDGRPLDEDSASTIDMINERISNGERSTNQPPHSVAWEGDVYSQVLGNEKSGYVRGLGLVQLLLCYGVVDLP; encoded by the exons ATGATGAATCAG AGGCGTACCCAAGCAAATAGAAATAATAGGACCAAGCAAAAGATGCCTCACACTGGAGGATCCAAAAGTATTGCTACTTTGATGGATGAGAAG GCTGAAAATGGGATAGAGCCTACACGAGCCCAAATTTTTGTATTAAGTCATAAAAAACGTAAGGATGGTAGACCACTGGATGAGGATTCTGCCAGTACAATC GACATGATAAATGAAAGGATAAGCAATGGTGAGAGATCTACTAACCAACCTCCTCATAGTGTTGCTTGGGAAGGCGATGTGTATTCGCAAGTGTtgggaaatgaaaaaagtgGGTATGTTCGTGGTTTGGGACTGGTCCAACTCCTTCTGTGCTATGGGGTAGTAGATCTTCCTTAG
- the LOC132056895 gene encoding uncharacterized protein LOC132056895 isoform X1: MAKHKTKDALLKNRPNRIPRDQWSGLVSYWFSDKAKRRTQANRNNRTKQKMPHTGGSKSIATLMDEKAENGIEPTRAQIFVLSHKKRKDGRPLDEDSASTIDMINERISNGERSTNQPPHSVAWEGDVYSQVLGNEKSGYVRGLGLVQLLLCYGVVDLP; the protein is encoded by the exons ATGGCAAAGCATAAGACTAAAGATGCTTTGCTGAAAAATAGACCAAATCGCATACCAAGGGATCAATGGAGTGGTCTTGTCTCTTATTGGTTTTCTGATAAAGCTAAG AGGCGTACCCAAGCAAATAGAAATAATAGGACCAAGCAAAAGATGCCTCACACTGGAGGATCCAAAAGTATTGCTACTTTGATGGATGAGAAG GCTGAAAATGGGATAGAGCCTACACGAGCCCAAATTTTTGTATTAAGTCATAAAAAACGTAAGGATGGTAGACCACTGGATGAGGATTCTGCCAGTACAATC GACATGATAAATGAAAGGATAAGCAATGGTGAGAGATCTACTAACCAACCTCCTCATAGTGTTGCTTGGGAAGGCGATGTGTATTCGCAAGTGTtgggaaatgaaaaaagtgGGTATGTTCGTGGTTTGGGACTGGTCCAACTCCTTCTGTGCTATGGGGTAGTAGATCTTCCTTAG
- the LOC132058410 gene encoding uncharacterized protein LOC132058410, whose translation MYCPPRGRSPSTSATLSPSPSPNGTPPSVSNLHLRDSSSEPESLPSNQSQTHLRPPAPAPAPVPAPIQAPIYHGLHPGDRDAMGRIFIVPEGVGFYPDHDTTKVLLDVVRRLYGYHFYTSWGEIPYDTRQAMFREFNVCILLYIS comes from the exons ATGTATTGCCCACCACGTGGAAGATCTCCTAGCACATCGGCCACTttgtctccttctccttctccaaatGGTACACCTCCAAGTGTATCTAATTTGCACCTTAGAGATAGCAGCTCTGAGCCTGAATCACTGCCATCCAACCAGTCTCAAACCCATCTTCGCCCTCCTGCACCTGCTCCTGCACCTGTACCGGCTCCTATACAGGCACCGATATATCATGGTTTACATCCGGGAGATAGAGATGCGATGGGTCGGATTTTCATCGTGCCTGAGGGAGTTGG GTTCTATCCAGATCACGACACTACAAAAGTCTTGCTGGATGTTGTTCGGAGGCTTTATGGTTATCATTTTTATACTTCATGGGGTGAAATCCCATATGATACTCGACAGGCTATGTTTAGAGAGTTTAACGTATGTATCTTATTATACATTTCATAA